From a region of the Neobacillus niacini genome:
- a CDS encoding MFS transporter has protein sequence MAKKFKFLGDVELTKDLSLLLIIGGLYSLSVSLSNTFVNIYLWKQTGEYSDLALYNLSIVILQPLTFILAGRWAKKIDRVKVLRIGVSFLAIFYLMVLITGKNASTYLLLLGSLLGVGYGFYWLAYNVLTFEITEPETRDFFNGFLGILSSTGGMIGPIAAGIIITRFEKFTGYSIVFGISLSLFALAVFLSFSLKPRPANGKYDFRRILAERKKNENWRLITNANFFQGLREGTFLFIISVLVYISTGSELALGTFGLINSGISFIAYYAASRLIKKNRRKKAILIGGIILYIAVLIIVWDVNYVKLLIYAAMIAVAYPILLVPYMSTTYDVIGSAWKAAEMRIEYIVVREIYINLGRIVSILSFLAAVTWFNEKQSIPILLLFLGAGHSLIYLFVRRVQLPAA, from the coding sequence ATGGCGAAAAAATTTAAGTTTTTAGGTGACGTAGAATTAACAAAAGATTTATCCTTGCTGTTAATCATTGGTGGTTTATATTCTTTAAGTGTTTCACTCTCAAATACTTTTGTGAATATTTATTTATGGAAACAAACGGGAGAATATTCAGACCTTGCGCTTTATAACCTTTCGATTGTTATTTTACAGCCCTTAACCTTCATCTTAGCTGGCAGATGGGCGAAAAAGATTGATCGCGTTAAGGTGTTACGAATCGGAGTCAGTTTTTTAGCGATATTTTATTTGATGGTTTTAATAACTGGTAAGAATGCTTCAACTTATTTATTACTGTTAGGAAGCCTGCTTGGAGTTGGATATGGATTTTATTGGCTTGCCTATAATGTCTTAACATTTGAAATAACTGAACCTGAAACAAGAGATTTTTTTAACGGCTTTTTAGGAATATTATCTTCAACTGGCGGGATGATTGGCCCTATTGCTGCTGGAATTATTATAACTCGTTTTGAAAAATTTACGGGGTATTCAATTGTATTTGGAATATCACTTTCTCTCTTTGCACTTGCCGTATTCTTAAGTTTTTCATTAAAACCACGTCCTGCAAATGGCAAGTATGATTTTAGAAGGATATTAGCAGAAAGAAAGAAAAACGAAAACTGGCGGCTTATCACAAATGCAAATTTCTTCCAAGGGCTTAGAGAAGGGACATTTTTATTTATTATCTCGGTACTGGTCTACATTTCCACTGGAAGTGAGCTTGCTCTAGGGACCTTCGGGTTGATTAACTCCGGAATTTCCTTCATAGCCTATTATGCGGCATCCCGGTTGATTAAAAAAAACAGGCGAAAAAAGGCAATACTTATTGGTGGTATTATCCTTTATATAGCTGTTTTGATTATCGTCTGGGATGTTAATTATGTAAAACTTTTAATTTACGCAGCGATGATTGCCGTTGCTTATCCTATTTTGCTTGTACCATACATGTCCACTACTTATGATGTGATTGGATCTGCATGGAAAGCAGCCGAAATGAGAATTGAGTATATAGTGGTCCGCGAAATCTATATTAATCTGGGGAGAATCGTTTCGATACTGTCCTTCCTAGCAGCAGTTACTTGGTTTAATGAAAAGCAAAGCATTCCAATTCTGCTATTATTTTTAGGTGCTGGACACTCACTAATTTATTTGTTTGTAAGACGAGTCCAATTACCTGCGGCGTGA
- a CDS encoding DUF4912 domain-containing protein: MIEEIIKLREGGLSFRKIASQLNTTVGRVQYRWNKYVNSQENQVEEYVVEEENGKEDNFYEQPPIVYSPTKGELQVKLVTPSKVIVYWEASKIPEKVISLFYNRKVEELVHIVRLYDVTDIIFTGTNAHHYYDIAVPYNKGHWFIKGLTANRSYVAELGVKLKENDFFPVLRSNSVQTPPLGNVNGSEIFNNLVHNQQIDQYSPKWIDHVSTYSYYGESKNMEQKNER, from the coding sequence ATGATTGAAGAAATTATAAAACTAAGAGAGGGTGGTTTATCGTTCCGAAAAATCGCCTCACAACTAAATACTACGGTTGGAAGAGTACAGTATAGATGGAATAAGTATGTTAACAGTCAAGAAAATCAAGTAGAAGAATATGTTGTGGAAGAGGAAAACGGAAAGGAAGACAACTTTTACGAACAGCCACCGATTGTTTATTCTCCGACTAAAGGTGAACTTCAAGTCAAACTCGTTACCCCAAGTAAGGTCATCGTCTATTGGGAAGCATCGAAGATTCCCGAGAAAGTCATTTCTTTATTTTATAACAGAAAAGTTGAGGAATTGGTCCATATCGTGAGACTTTATGATGTTACAGATATCATTTTCACGGGAACAAATGCACATCATTACTATGATATCGCGGTACCCTATAATAAGGGGCATTGGTTTATCAAAGGACTCACAGCAAATCGGAGTTATGTAGCCGAATTAGGTGTTAAACTTAAGGAAAATGATTTTTTTCCAGTCCTACGCTCAAATTCAGTTCAAACCCCGCCATTAGGAAATGTAAATGGAAGTGAAATTTTTAATAATTTAGTTCACAATCAACAAATTGATCAGTATTCCCCTAAATGGATTGATCATGTAAGTACCTATAGTTATTATGGAGAATCAAAAAATATGGAGCAGAAAAATGAGCGATAA
- a CDS encoding superoxide dismutase, translating to MAFELPQLPYAYDALEPHIDKETMNIHHTKHHNTYVTNLNNALQGNDELLAKSVEEVIANLDAVPEAARTAVRNNGGGHANHSLFWQILAPNGGGAPSGELADAINNKFGSFESFKDEFAKAATTRFGSGWAWLSVNNGELEVSSTPNQDSPLMEGKTPILGLDVWEHAYYLNYQNRRPDYIASFWNVVNWDEVSKRYTAAK from the coding sequence ATGGCATTTGAATTACCACAATTACCTTACGCTTATGATGCGCTTGAGCCTCACATTGACAAAGAAACAATGAATATTCACCACACAAAACATCACAATACTTATGTAACAAACTTAAATAATGCTCTACAAGGCAATGATGAATTATTAGCTAAATCAGTTGAAGAAGTTATTGCTAACCTAGATGCAGTTCCAGAAGCAGCTCGTACTGCTGTCCGTAATAATGGCGGCGGACACGCTAACCACTCATTATTCTGGCAAATTCTTGCTCCAAATGGCGGTGGTGCACCATCTGGTGAGCTAGCTGACGCAATTAACAATAAGTTTGGCAGCTTTGAAAGTTTTAAAGACGAGTTTGCAAAAGCAGCAACTACTCGTTTTGGATCAGGCTGGGCTTGGCTGTCTGTTAATAATGGTGAATTAGAAGTTTCAAGCACACCAAACCAAGACTCACCTTTAATGGAGGGTAAAACACCTATCCTTGGTCTTGATGTTTGGGAGCATGCTTATTACCTTAACTATCAAAACCGTCGTCCTGATTACATCGCTTCTTTCTGGAACGTTGTTAACTGGGATGAAGTTTCAAAACGTTACACTGCAGCGAAATAA
- a CDS encoding glycosyltransferase family 4 protein: MSDNLITEMSQKHSYDWQLKILMLTWEYPPNVVGGLSRHVYGLSVHLAEQGHEVHVVTAGNGGLSTYEVMNGVHVHRVTPLNNHDDHFLSWIAGLNLAMSFKSEIIAEDIKFDIVHAHDWLVGTAAITLKEVLSIPLLSTIHATEHGRNNGIYTDMQRFIHEKELQLITESDQVIVCSNYMREELLANFHLSDKKMAIIPNGIEQSDVVVAPNEIYPFIKNRKYIFSVGRIVKEKGFETLIEAAQAAKDKGQDIYFVIAGKGPMLERYRKMVTEKQLDHHIAFIGYVTDEQRNALLVNSEIAVFPSLYEPFGIVALEAMILGKPTIVSETGGLKGIVVDGQTGLLMVPGDAESLLRNIDFLLQDPQTAKDIGIKGMKIVKSLYGWKRIASQTVNVMEDTLLNKRVNMSEKAR; encoded by the coding sequence ATGAGCGATAATTTAATTACCGAAATGTCCCAGAAACATTCCTATGACTGGCAATTGAAAATACTAATGCTAACATGGGAATACCCTCCTAACGTAGTAGGCGGGCTCTCTAGGCATGTTTATGGTCTATCCGTTCATTTGGCCGAGCAAGGTCACGAGGTGCATGTGGTGACCGCTGGGAATGGCGGTCTCTCGACTTACGAGGTCATGAATGGTGTTCATGTCCATCGAGTGACTCCACTCAACAACCATGACGATCATTTTCTCTCTTGGATTGCTGGTCTGAATCTAGCAATGAGTTTTAAAAGTGAAATAATAGCAGAAGATATAAAGTTTGATATCGTCCATGCTCATGATTGGCTAGTAGGAACTGCTGCAATTACGTTAAAAGAAGTCCTGTCGATTCCATTATTATCAACGATTCATGCGACTGAACATGGCAGGAATAATGGAATTTATACAGACATGCAGCGGTTCATCCATGAAAAAGAACTTCAGCTAATTACCGAATCAGATCAAGTAATTGTATGCAGCAATTATATGAGAGAAGAACTTTTAGCAAACTTCCATCTCTCAGACAAAAAAATGGCCATTATTCCAAACGGTATCGAACAAAGTGATGTTGTCGTCGCCCCAAATGAAATTTACCCATTCATAAAGAATAGAAAGTATATTTTTTCAGTCGGCCGAATCGTAAAGGAAAAAGGGTTTGAGACTTTAATCGAAGCGGCACAAGCAGCAAAGGATAAGGGACAGGATATTTATTTTGTTATTGCTGGCAAAGGTCCTATGCTTGAAAGATATCGAAAGATGGTGACAGAAAAACAATTAGATCATCACATCGCTTTTATTGGCTATGTTACGGACGAGCAAAGGAATGCACTATTAGTGAATAGTGAAATTGCTGTGTTTCCTAGTTTGTATGAGCCTTTTGGCATTGTGGCTCTAGAAGCAATGATTCTTGGCAAACCAACCATTGTTTCAGAAACCGGCGGACTAAAAGGTATTGTGGTGGATGGGCAAACTGGCTTGCTAATGGTCCCAGGTGATGCGGAAAGTCTCCTTCGTAATATCGATTTCTTATTGCAGGATCCTCAAACAGCAAAAGATATAGGAATTAAAGGAATGAAAATAGTTAAGAGTTTATATGGATGGAAGCGAATCGCTTCTCAAACAGTTAATGTAATGGAAGATACTCTATTAAATAAGAGGGTAAATATGAGCGAAAAGGCGAGATAG
- the phoU gene encoding phosphate signaling complex protein PhoU — MSTRSKFDSKLVSLKEKLLKMEKLAETAVRNSLSALINHDLEKANQVIEEDNAINALEHEIHDMALLLIARESPVAKDLRTLNVALKVSSEVERMADMAVNIAKATLHIGNEKHFKEILDIPKMMDHALEMVTMSVKAYVDEDVMLAQKCAERDDVVDNMFGNLVHELISKVPENPSATNQIIQLAFVCRFIERIADHSTNIAENVIYLVTGKHFDLNE, encoded by the coding sequence ATGAGTACAAGATCGAAGTTTGATAGTAAATTAGTGAGTTTAAAAGAAAAACTATTAAAAATGGAAAAATTAGCTGAGACTGCTGTTCGTAACTCACTCAGTGCCCTAATTAATCATGATTTGGAGAAAGCAAATCAGGTTATCGAGGAGGATAATGCCATTAATGCGCTGGAGCATGAAATTCATGATATGGCTTTATTATTGATTGCTAGAGAATCACCGGTCGCAAAAGATTTAAGGACACTCAATGTAGCGCTAAAGGTTTCTTCTGAAGTGGAGCGAATGGCGGATATGGCTGTTAATATTGCCAAAGCCACATTGCATATTGGTAATGAAAAGCATTTTAAAGAAATCTTGGATATTCCAAAAATGATGGACCATGCTCTTGAAATGGTAACGATGTCTGTTAAAGCCTATGTAGACGAAGATGTCATGCTGGCACAGAAATGTGCTGAAAGAGATGATGTTGTAGATAATATGTTTGGTAATTTGGTACATGAGTTAATTAGCAAGGTTCCGGAAAATCCAAGTGCAACAAATCAGATTATCCAGCTTGCTTTTGTCTGCAGATTCATCGAAAGAATTGCCGATCATTCAACAAATATAGCAGAGAATGTAATTTACTTGGTAACAGGAAAACATTTTGATTTAAATGAATAA
- the pstB gene encoding phosphate ABC transporter ATP-binding protein PstB encodes MKTTSATAKIIDPQNKQIVYKTSNLDLWYGENHALKNINLDIMENEVTAIIGPSGCGKSTYIKTLNRMIELVPGVRTGGEILYRERNILDKSYQVEELRTKVGMVFQKPNPFPKSIYENVAYGPKIHGIRDKKILDQIVEKSLRGAAIWDEVKDRLHQNAYGLSGGQQQRLCIARCLAIEPDVILMDEPTSALDPISTLKVEELVQELKKDFSIIIVTHNMQQAARISKKTAFFLNGEVIEFSETNKIFSTPRDKRTEDYITGRFG; translated from the coding sequence ATGAAAACAACATCTGCAACTGCAAAAATAATCGACCCGCAAAATAAACAGATAGTATATAAGACAAGCAATTTAGATTTATGGTACGGAGAAAATCATGCGTTAAAAAATATTAATCTTGATATTATGGAAAATGAAGTTACAGCGATTATTGGACCTTCTGGGTGTGGGAAATCCACTTATATAAAGACACTAAATCGTATGATTGAGTTAGTTCCGGGAGTAAGGACCGGTGGTGAAATACTATACCGGGAAAGAAATATTCTTGATAAATCTTATCAAGTAGAAGAATTAAGAACAAAGGTGGGGATGGTATTTCAAAAGCCAAATCCTTTTCCGAAATCAATTTATGAAAATGTAGCTTATGGACCGAAAATTCATGGTATTCGTGATAAAAAGATTTTAGATCAGATTGTCGAGAAAAGCTTAAGAGGGGCCGCTATATGGGATGAGGTAAAGGACCGCCTTCATCAAAATGCATACGGATTATCTGGTGGGCAGCAGCAGCGCCTTTGTATTGCCCGCTGTCTGGCTATTGAACCGGATGTTATTCTTATGGATGAGCCCACTTCGGCACTGGACCCTATTTCAACGTTAAAGGTTGAGGAGCTTGTCCAAGAATTGAAAAAGGATTTCAGCATCATCATTGTTACGCATAATATGCAGCAAGCTGCAAGGATATCTAAGAAAACAGCTTTCTTTTTAAATGGTGAGGTTATCGAATTCTCTGAAACGAATAAGATTTTCTCTACTCCGCGAGATAAGAGAACTGAGGATTATATTACAGGAAGATTTGGATAA
- the rpmG gene encoding 50S ribosomal protein L33 produces the protein MRVNITLACTECGDRNYISTKNKRNNPDRLELKKYCPREKRTTAHRETK, from the coding sequence ATGCGTGTAAATATTACGTTAGCTTGCACTGAGTGTGGAGATCGTAACTATATTTCAACAAAAAATAAACGTAACAACCCTGATCGTCTTGAGCTTAAGAAATATTGCCCAAGAGAAAAGCGTACAACAGCACACCGTGAAACAAAATAA
- a CDS encoding PstS family phosphate ABC transporter substrate-binding protein, producing the protein MKSFKKLALTAMMTGVLAFTAACGAQGTESSKDQAGAEAKQLQGEIKIDGSSTVFPIMEAVVEEYGMTQPGVKVSVSSSGTGGGFEAFIAGETELSNASRPIKDEEKAALEEEGIDYTEIQLAFDGLSVVVNKDNDWVDHLTIDELKKIWVEDGTVKKWSDIRPEWPEEEIKLYSPGTDSGTFDYFDEVILDGQPIVEKATLSEDDNTLVQGVQGGKYSIGYFGYAYYAENKDTLKIVPIDGGNGPVEPTNETIESGEYAPLSRPLFTYVKNSAIKDQEEVYDFMKFLLENAATLSEDVGYVQLPEEEYTKQLETLETLK; encoded by the coding sequence ATGAAAAGCTTTAAGAAACTAGCACTAACAGCTATGATGACTGGAGTTCTTGCTTTTACAGCCGCTTGTGGTGCACAAGGAACTGAAAGCAGTAAGGATCAAGCTGGTGCAGAAGCAAAGCAACTACAAGGTGAAATTAAAATAGACGGTTCATCTACAGTTTTCCCAATCATGGAGGCAGTGGTTGAAGAATATGGCATGACACAGCCAGGTGTAAAAGTCTCTGTTAGTTCATCAGGAACTGGCGGCGGTTTTGAAGCTTTTATCGCTGGTGAGACAGAACTAAGTAATGCTTCCCGTCCAATTAAAGATGAAGAAAAAGCAGCACTCGAAGAAGAGGGCATTGATTATACTGAAATACAATTAGCATTTGACGGACTATCAGTTGTCGTAAATAAAGATAATGACTGGGTTGATCACTTAACAATTGATGAATTAAAGAAAATTTGGGTTGAAGATGGAACTGTGAAAAAATGGTCTGATATTCGTCCAGAATGGCCAGAAGAAGAAATTAAGTTATATTCTCCAGGTACTGATTCAGGAACATTCGATTACTTTGATGAAGTGATTTTAGATGGACAGCCCATTGTTGAAAAAGCAACCCTTTCAGAAGATGACAACACACTAGTTCAGGGTGTGCAAGGTGGAAAATATTCAATTGGATACTTTGGCTATGCTTACTATGCTGAAAATAAAGATACTCTGAAAATTGTTCCTATCGATGGGGGCAATGGTCCGGTTGAACCGACTAATGAAACAATCGAATCTGGCGAGTATGCACCTCTTTCACGTCCTTTATTCACTTATGTGAAAAACTCAGCCATTAAAGATCAAGAAGAGGTTTACGATTTCATGAAGTTTTTATTAGAAAATGCTGCAACATTATCTGAGGACGTAGGTTATGTTCAGTTACCTGAAGAAGAGTATACCAAACAGCTAGAAACACTAGAAACTCTCAAGTAG
- a CDS encoding peptidoglycan D,D-transpeptidase FtsI family protein — MLFSVLILRLGLVQIVYGEDFKREIERTEDITVNNPVPRGKMFDRNGKVIVDNTPLNAITYTKFQDTSQEEMLKTAERLAQLIDKDISKIRERDKQDFWILKNPEKAKEKITKKEWDLYEQEELDDKEIYNLQLKRINKDDLASLTTEDLETLAIFREFNSGYALTQQIVKNENVTPEEFAVVSENLESLPGVDTTTDWERYYAFGNTLKTVLGNVTSSDEGLPEDKLEEYLARDYSRNDRVGKSYIELQYEDVLHGQKGKVKNVTDKAGKILSTEVVSEGQRGKDLVLTIDMNLQLEIEKIIEEELWNAKQNSKSALLDRAFVVLMNPHTGEILTMAGKQIAKDNETNKQEMRDFALGNITTSYNVGSVVKGATILTGYNTGAIQPGSTQYDSPLLIKNTPPKSSWKNFGNINDLRALQVSSNVYMWKTVIEMAGGQYAPNKPLPLDVTAFDTMRQSFSQFGLGTKTGIDLPNESTGYAGPLKQPGLLLDLAIGQYDTYTVMQLAQYVSTIANGGYRVQPHIVKEIREPVLENNELGPIVQEIEPTILNRIDGKDEWIDRVQEGFRMVMQVGDGTGVSSFKGVDYSPAGKTGTAQAFYDGPERKKFGKIPPEVMNLSLISYAPSNNPEVAMAVLVPWAYQGNSGPATANIIGRRVMDTYFNLKKQTQTDGTNVVNQNEGTTENTDTQQNNQ, encoded by the coding sequence ATGCTGTTTTCTGTTCTTATCCTGCGTTTAGGTTTAGTCCAAATTGTTTACGGTGAGGATTTTAAACGTGAAATCGAAAGAACGGAAGATATTACTGTTAACAACCCAGTGCCTCGGGGAAAAATGTTTGACCGGAACGGGAAAGTTATTGTAGATAATACACCGTTAAATGCGATCACCTATACAAAATTCCAGGATACAAGCCAAGAAGAAATGCTCAAAACCGCTGAACGCTTGGCACAGCTGATTGATAAAGATATTTCAAAAATTCGTGAACGTGATAAACAGGATTTTTGGATATTAAAAAACCCTGAGAAAGCAAAAGAAAAAATTACAAAGAAAGAATGGGACTTATACGAACAAGAAGAACTAGATGATAAAGAAATTTATAATCTGCAGTTAAAAAGGATTAATAAGGATGACCTAGCTAGTCTAACTACAGAAGATCTAGAAACACTTGCGATATTTAGGGAATTTAATAGTGGATATGCTCTAACGCAACAAATTGTAAAAAATGAAAATGTCACTCCTGAAGAGTTTGCTGTAGTCAGTGAAAACTTAGAAAGTCTGCCTGGAGTTGATACAACTACAGATTGGGAACGATATTATGCTTTCGGAAACACATTAAAAACCGTACTTGGTAATGTTACTTCTTCTGATGAAGGCTTACCAGAAGATAAACTAGAAGAATACCTTGCTCGTGATTATAGCCGTAACGACCGGGTGGGCAAAAGCTATATTGAGCTTCAATATGAAGATGTCCTGCATGGGCAAAAAGGTAAAGTGAAAAATGTTACCGACAAAGCGGGCAAAATCTTGTCCACTGAAGTGGTTTCAGAAGGACAGCGCGGAAAAGATCTTGTCCTAACAATTGATATGAATCTGCAGCTTGAAATCGAAAAAATCATTGAAGAAGAACTTTGGAATGCCAAGCAAAATTCTAAATCTGCTCTTTTAGACCGTGCTTTTGTTGTTCTAATGAACCCCCACACTGGTGAAATATTAACCATGGCGGGTAAACAAATTGCTAAAGATAATGAGACAAATAAACAAGAAATGCGTGACTTTGCTCTTGGAAACATCACGACTTCTTATAACGTTGGTTCCGTTGTTAAAGGAGCAACGATATTGACCGGTTATAATACAGGGGCAATCCAACCAGGATCGACCCAATATGACTCACCTTTATTGATAAAAAATACACCTCCAAAATCTTCTTGGAAGAACTTTGGAAATATTAACGACCTTAGGGCCCTTCAGGTTTCATCAAACGTTTATATGTGGAAGACAGTAATTGAAATGGCAGGTGGACAATATGCACCGAATAAGCCACTTCCACTAGACGTAACTGCTTTTGACACGATGCGTCAATCATTCAGTCAATTTGGTCTTGGTACAAAAACCGGAATTGATCTTCCAAATGAGAGTACTGGTTATGCCGGACCGTTGAAGCAGCCTGGTTTGCTTCTTGACTTGGCGATAGGTCAGTATGATACCTATACGGTTATGCAATTAGCACAATATGTTTCAACGATTGCGAACGGCGGGTATCGAGTACAGCCTCATATAGTAAAGGAAATTCGTGAACCAGTCCTAGAGAATAACGAATTAGGTCCAATTGTTCAAGAAATTGAACCTACGATTTTAAATCGAATCGATGGTAAGGATGAATGGATTGATCGAGTACAGGAAGGCTTTAGAATGGTTATGCAAGTAGGGGATGGTACCGGTGTTAGTTCCTTTAAGGGTGTAGATTACAGTCCTGCAGGTAAAACCGGTACTGCTCAAGCGTTTTATGATGGCCCAGAGCGAAAGAAATTTGGGAAAATACCGCCTGAAGTAATGAATTTGAGTCTTATAAGTTATGCACCGTCTAATAATCCAGAGGTGGCAATGGCTGTTTTAGTTCCATGGGCATACCAAGGGAACAGTGGTCCAGCGACAGCCAATATTATTGGCAGAAGGGTTATGGATACCTATTTTAATCTAAAAAAACAAACCCAAACTGATGGTACAAATGTTGTTAATCAAAATGAAGGTACGACTGAAAATACCGATACACAACAAAATAATCAATAA
- the pstA gene encoding phosphate ABC transporter permease PstA, producing the protein MNLINHETVVKRMKPRLAKNSVTKWIFFTATMFGLLVLGVLLYRIFSQGLGYLDLQFLQSLPSRKPEQAGVYTALIGTIWLMAVVAPVSLLLGVGTAIYLEEYAKASKMTNFIKINISNLAGVPSIVFGLLGLTVFVRALALGTSVLAAGLTMSLLVLPVIIVAAQEAIRAVPRELREASFGMGATKWQTIVRVVLPAAIPGILTGGILALSRAIGETAPLVVLGMPLFLAFLPNSLFDMMTVLPMQIYNWTGRPQAEFHALAAAGIIVLLVMLIFMNSIAVLIRNKFQKRY; encoded by the coding sequence ATGAACTTAATAAATCACGAAACTGTAGTTAAACGGATGAAACCAAGATTAGCAAAAAATTCAGTAACAAAGTGGATATTTTTCACAGCCACTATGTTTGGACTATTAGTTTTAGGAGTTTTACTCTATCGGATATTCTCTCAAGGACTTGGCTACCTGGACTTACAATTTTTGCAAAGTCTTCCCTCAAGGAAACCTGAACAAGCCGGTGTTTACACGGCTTTAATTGGAACGATTTGGCTAATGGCTGTTGTAGCACCCGTTTCTTTATTGCTAGGAGTAGGTACTGCCATATATCTAGAAGAATATGCTAAAGCAAGCAAAATGACTAATTTTATAAAAATCAATATATCCAATCTTGCAGGTGTGCCATCGATTGTTTTTGGATTATTAGGTTTAACTGTATTTGTCCGTGCTCTTGCACTAGGGACAAGTGTACTAGCGGCTGGTCTAACTATGAGTTTACTTGTTTTGCCGGTTATCATCGTTGCAGCTCAAGAAGCGATTCGTGCAGTGCCGAGGGAATTAAGAGAGGCTTCATTCGGTATGGGAGCGACCAAATGGCAAACGATTGTACGAGTGGTTTTGCCTGCAGCCATTCCTGGTATCCTTACAGGCGGGATTTTGGCATTATCCCGAGCTATTGGTGAAACAGCACCATTAGTCGTTCTTGGTATGCCGTTGTTCCTAGCATTCTTACCAAATTCATTATTTGATATGATGACCGTACTGCCGATGCAAATCTACAATTGGACAGGCCGTCCTCAGGCAGAGTTTCATGCATTAGCTGCGGCTGGGATTATCGTCTTACTTGTTATGTTAATTTTCATGAATTCTATCGCAGTTTTAATTCGAAATAAATTCCAGAAAAGATATTAA
- the pstC gene encoding phosphate ABC transporter permease subunit PstC: MTRENTKSFSVQELIQEKKKKKSTAGIIEKLMPYILFLTAAVSVLTTIGIILTLIFETFLFFDAVSIKEFFTERKWYPFSESEGSYGILPLVSGTLKVTLIAAIVAVPIGLTSAIYLSEYASDRSRRIIKPILEVLAGIPTIVYGFFALTFVTPLLRELIPSLEIFNALSPGIVIGIMITPMIASLSEDAMSAVPNSMREGALALGSTKFEVAIKVVLPAAVSGIVASIVLAVSRAIGETMIVAVAGGSTPNLDWNVTSSIQTMTAYIVQVSQGDAGYGTTIYYSIYAVGMTLFVFTLLMNLLAQYITRRFREEY, from the coding sequence TTGACTAGAGAAAACACGAAATCCTTCTCTGTTCAGGAGTTGATTCAAGAGAAGAAAAAAAAGAAAAGCACAGCTGGAATAATAGAGAAACTTATGCCATATATTTTGTTTTTGACGGCAGCTGTATCCGTGTTGACGACAATTGGCATTATATTAACGCTTATTTTTGAGACATTTCTATTCTTTGATGCCGTATCAATAAAAGAATTTTTTACTGAAAGAAAGTGGTATCCATTTTCTGAGTCAGAAGGATCCTATGGGATTCTTCCGTTAGTGTCTGGAACGCTCAAGGTAACACTAATAGCTGCTATCGTTGCTGTTCCAATCGGACTAACTTCTGCCATTTATTTGAGTGAATATGCATCTGACCGATCTCGCAGAATTATTAAACCGATATTAGAGGTACTTGCTGGAATTCCAACAATTGTTTATGGATTCTTTGCTCTTACTTTTGTTACTCCACTATTACGTGAACTAATTCCATCTCTTGAAATTTTTAATGCTCTTAGTCCTGGTATTGTTATTGGGATCATGATTACGCCGATGATTGCATCACTTTCAGAAGATGCAATGTCAGCAGTTCCAAACTCTATGCGTGAAGGTGCTTTAGCACTGGGATCAACTAAATTTGAAGTAGCCATTAAGGTAGTCTTACCTGCAGCTGTTTCAGGAATCGTTGCTTCGATTGTGTTAGCTGTCTCACGAGCAATTGGGGAGACCATGATTGTTGCGGTTGCTGGTGGTTCTACGCCTAACCTTGACTGGAATGTAACAAGTTCCATCCAAACCATGACGGCGTATATCGTTCAAGTGAGTCAGGGTGATGCAGGTTATGGTACGACGATATACTATAGCATCTACGCGGTTGGTATGACGCTATTTGTATTCACGCTATTGATGAATTTACTGGCCCAATACATCACCCGTCGTTTTAGGGAGGAATATTAA